One stretch of Flavobacteriales bacterium DNA includes these proteins:
- a CDS encoding T9SS type A sorting domain-containing protein, translating to MKLKTTILPVLLSMLFVSAQAQYLPNGPTDAERQMVYHAPSSAGYTTPPVSVVRTPAEWEEIDGLCVRWEGTWSQSVLREIVRNAKEECTVYIVTEHESTVSTNLNQYGINTNNIVFVNEPSNSIWMRDYGQWNVYTDDVDSLLWVDWIYNRPRPYDDVLPEALSNLLNIPLYQTTQVPYDLVNTGGNFMVDGFGTAFASELVLEENDATNTYGTSNHSEAEVDQIMQEFMGIDRYIKMPTLPYDGIHHIDMHMKLLDEETLLVGEYPQGVADGPQIESNLDYVLNNFNSVYGTSYKVVRIPMPPQNGQYPNQNADYRTYTNSVFVNNTVLVPLYEEQWDTTALRIYRGVLPGYNVVGIDCNEIITASGAIHCITKAVSSSDPLLIRHQPLEDEVYSTNDYQIDALIKHADGISNASVYWTIDTAAGYAPVSMSLTDPINDTWTGYIPYQQAGEKVFYYIHAEATTGKQQNRPMPAPAGYWKFKILGNPTEVAEHTLDGVAIYPNPSSGLIKVAGLDRGNCQVSVFDAQGRNVLTQALNGAVSTLDLRGFPAGIYSVNINVEGAQRTMRVVKSE from the coding sequence ATGAAGTTGAAAACCACCATTCTACCTGTTCTTTTAAGTATGCTTTTCGTCTCTGCGCAGGCGCAGTATCTTCCAAACGGACCGACAGATGCCGAGCGGCAGATGGTGTATCATGCGCCTTCGTCAGCAGGTTATACCACGCCTCCCGTTTCGGTTGTGCGCACGCCTGCCGAGTGGGAAGAGATCGATGGGCTGTGTGTCCGTTGGGAAGGAACGTGGTCTCAATCGGTGCTGCGCGAAATTGTACGCAACGCCAAGGAGGAATGCACAGTATATATTGTGACAGAACATGAAAGCACGGTTTCCACCAATCTCAATCAGTATGGCATCAATACCAACAATATTGTGTTTGTGAACGAGCCATCCAACAGCATCTGGATGCGCGATTACGGCCAATGGAACGTGTACACGGATGACGTGGATTCGCTGCTTTGGGTGGATTGGATCTATAACCGTCCGCGGCCGTACGATGATGTGCTGCCCGAAGCACTTTCCAACCTGCTGAACATCCCGCTTTACCAGACCACGCAAGTGCCGTACGATCTGGTGAATACGGGCGGTAATTTCATGGTAGATGGTTTCGGGACGGCTTTCGCATCCGAACTTGTTTTGGAGGAGAATGATGCGACCAATACGTATGGAACTTCGAACCATTCAGAAGCTGAGGTGGATCAGATCATGCAGGAGTTCATGGGCATCGACCGTTACATAAAAATGCCAACGTTACCGTATGATGGCATCCACCACATCGATATGCACATGAAGCTGCTGGACGAGGAAACCTTGCTGGTGGGTGAATATCCGCAAGGCGTGGCCGATGGGCCGCAGATCGAATCGAACTTGGATTATGTGCTGAACAACTTCAACTCCGTTTACGGAACCAGTTATAAGGTCGTTCGGATTCCTATGCCTCCCCAGAACGGACAGTATCCGAACCAGAACGCAGATTATCGTACGTACACCAACTCCGTTTTTGTGAACAATACGGTTCTGGTTCCGCTCTACGAGGAACAATGGGACACAACCGCGCTGCGCATCTATCGCGGAGTGTTGCCAGGTTACAACGTGGTTGGAATTGACTGCAATGAGATCATCACCGCTTCGGGTGCCATTCATTGTATTACCAAAGCCGTTTCTTCAAGCGATCCGCTGTTGATTCGTCATCAACCATTGGAGGATGAGGTCTATTCAACAAACGATTACCAGATCGATGCGCTGATAAAGCATGCCGATGGAATTTCCAATGCCTCGGTGTATTGGACAATCGATACCGCTGCGGGTTATGCTCCCGTTAGCATGTCGCTTACCGATCCCATCAATGATACTTGGACAGGCTACATTCCGTATCAGCAGGCAGGGGAGAAAGTGTTCTATTACATACATGCGGAAGCCACCACAGGAAAGCAGCAGAACCGACCGATGCCGGCACCGGCCGGTTATTGGAAATTCAAAATTCTCGGAAACCCGACAGAGGTTGCTGAACACACATTGGATGGAGTCGCCATCTATCCGAATCCTTCAAGCGGCCTGATTAAAGTTGCTGGGCTTGACCGAGGGAATTGCCAAGTTTCGGTGTTCGATGCACAGGGACGGAACGTGTTGACGCAAGCCTTGAATGGAGCCGTCAGTACACTTGATCTGCGAGGTTTTCCCGCTGGAATTTACTCTGTGAACATCAACGTGGAAGGTGCACAACGCACCATGCGTGTGGTAAAGTCTGAGTAA
- a CDS encoding tetratricopeptide repeat protein, producing MRTFLLLASLLIAQQSIAQTAAEYFNSAIQKAQSGQMNEAIADFDKCLDKDPTFVDAWYWRGVAKAAIGQIDDALSDFERTTDLDKSYAQAYLTAGNLYNQRENSTGALKNLDAAIKLQPDNIEAHLNRGRAYANLKDHEKAIADYDMVIKADRTNYDAYIHRGISYRKMNQYDKAISDFTEAIRFAKMRPEGYVNRGIVYGIKEEYENAIADYTQAIVVDPNYSDAFYNRGIAYSKRDQHQDAIRDFSKAIAINPNDKESYLNRAVEKLILGNKDDACADVIKAASFGDFKRAIQMRNEICKQ from the coding sequence ATGAGAACATTCCTACTCCTTGCCTCTTTGCTGATAGCACAGCAATCGATTGCTCAGACTGCGGCCGAGTATTTCAATTCGGCCATTCAAAAAGCCCAGTCTGGACAAATGAATGAGGCCATTGCAGACTTTGACAAGTGCTTGGACAAAGACCCGACATTTGTTGATGCCTGGTACTGGCGTGGAGTAGCCAAGGCCGCTATCGGCCAAATTGATGACGCACTCTCGGATTTTGAACGGACTACCGATTTGGACAAAAGTTACGCCCAAGCATATCTGACAGCAGGGAACCTATATAATCAAAGGGAAAATTCAACAGGAGCCCTCAAGAACTTGGATGCGGCCATTAAACTTCAACCTGACAATATTGAAGCCCACTTGAACAGAGGAAGAGCATATGCTAATCTAAAAGATCACGAAAAGGCCATTGCAGATTATGACATGGTCATTAAAGCTGACCGTACCAATTATGACGCCTATATCCACCGTGGCATTTCTTATCGTAAGATGAATCAATATGACAAAGCCATTAGCGACTTTACTGAGGCAATTCGCTTTGCCAAAATGCGCCCAGAAGGATACGTAAACCGCGGTATTGTGTACGGAATAAAAGAAGAATATGAAAATGCCATCGCAGATTACACGCAGGCCATTGTGGTGGACCCAAATTACTCCGATGCATTTTACAATCGTGGTATCGCCTACTCTAAACGCGATCAGCACCAAGATGCCATTCGTGACTTCTCTAAGGCCATTGCCATCAATCCCAACGACAAAGAATCTTATCTGAATCGAGCGGTGGAGAAATTAATTCTTGGAAACAAAGACGATGCTTGTGCTGATGTTATCAAGGCAGCCAGTTTCGGTGACTTTAAGCGAGCTATTCAGATGCGGAACGAAATCTGCAAGCAATAA
- a CDS encoding alpha/beta fold hydrolase, with protein sequence MMESEIPFVDLGGDGPIIHLAHANGFPAETYNVLVNELTADFHVIGMQARPLWPNSDYSKFRTWHEAADDLIRFLDGKGLKNIIGMGHSFGAVCTIIAANKRPDLFSKLVLIEPVILPGWVYLMTRLAPQNIMKRISPVAKKALQRKERWESREAAFTQFREKNVFAQMSDEALWDYVNAVMVDEGSGIKLKYTKEWEAQIFITVSNPWKELQALKHPFIAFRGETSDTIQPQVWKKWKRINRTGKLMEIPNSGHLVPLERPKVVGGEIRKFILST encoded by the coding sequence ATGATGGAATCTGAGATCCCGTTCGTTGATCTTGGAGGCGATGGACCGATCATTCATCTGGCGCACGCCAACGGTTTTCCAGCCGAAACATATAACGTGCTTGTGAATGAACTGACCGCGGATTTCCACGTGATAGGCATGCAGGCGCGTCCACTTTGGCCGAATTCAGACTATTCTAAGTTCAGAACATGGCATGAGGCAGCGGATGATCTTATCCGTTTTTTGGACGGAAAGGGGCTGAAGAACATCATCGGCATGGGGCACTCGTTCGGGGCGGTATGCACCATTATTGCGGCCAACAAACGTCCCGACCTGTTCAGCAAACTGGTGCTCATCGAGCCCGTCATCCTGCCGGGTTGGGTGTATTTGATGACCCGACTTGCCCCGCAGAACATCATGAAACGCATCAGCCCCGTGGCAAAGAAAGCACTTCAACGCAAGGAGCGTTGGGAATCGCGCGAGGCAGCTTTCACCCAATTCCGAGAGAAGAATGTGTTTGCACAAATGAGCGATGAGGCCCTTTGGGACTACGTGAACGCGGTGATGGTGGACGAAGGTTCGGGCATTAAACTCAAGTACACCAAAGAATGGGAGGCGCAGATCTTCATCACGGTTTCGAACCCGTGGAAGGAACTCCAAGCTCTGAAACATCCGTTCATCGCCTTCCGAGGCGAAACCTCCGATACCATCCAACCGCAGGTTTGGAAAAAGTGGAAGCGCATTAACCGCACCGGGAAGCTGATGGAGATACCGAACAGCGGCCATCTGGTGCCGCTGGAGCGGCCGAAGGTGGTTGGTGGAGAGATTCGGAAGTTCATTCTCAGCACTTGA
- a CDS encoding SpoIIE family protein phosphatase: protein MLLAAHSVLAQKNFSTRDFDESNGLSSNFTEAITQAASGHLIIASKGGIDRFDGKNFQNIHAVGDSVGLDYVTSMHRSEDEIWFGRFDGTIGRFNNELEVYETGITGQIKHIFKDAKDGIWAFSRSGYVFWTDGADTCRYDMSERDMLINAVIPYKLKEFIIGSNDGLWLVRFESGNDFQVLHHIDGLPETKITALKYEPGKDVLWVGTEDAGLHRVFSPFTTEQRVVEFKLHDEEHIDDVQTIFTDHAGRIWLGTFGKGLMRIEYYGKDEDDFIETRFEELIDQDHLIRDIFEDNENNIWIATFGGGIVQIYEKVFHQPFDDNWLRKQSITQLFRDSKGNVWLGIDKGIFRTSEYAKNGNSYQYFHVGGNQVSAIAEDKYGKIWVGTKSSGIYTLQVGSENFEKVAYNEGNLADAINSIMPTENAMYISSKAGLLEFSFAEQLQKHYSTLDGLPHNNVKFSFEDSDNRLWIACQGNRVAYLWKNTIKFVESGDSQLIVDVQYILEDGSKRLWFATMGNGISVLDGSVVRNINQQNGLPSNYCYQMVLDNDGYVWVSHQKSLTQISPDLKVNRIINREELAPTENSMISFLFKDSEGNIWISSTHNVVKFNPAIDKMIKAVPQLSISRMFIDGEPVEMSKGLQLPFRNKKYEFEFELAGISLRNPDNIRYKYQLKGSSESWKGYGSNEKLQLPGLGYGNYTLNVIASKNDGPWTPEPVSYSFSIARPFWLSWIFWVIFAFIISFAVIMFVRYRTYRLMKDKADLEKVVQERTIEIQEQKSEIERSRDEIAKYAKDITDSIKYAKRIQKAIFPAWRDVQDILPESFVFFQSKDLVSGDFYFAENVGSKTIFCAVDCTGHGVPGGFMSIVANNLLQQAIKQVGLTKPSDILEYLNRGVTHTLHQTYEESSVKDGMDIALCCWDRKTNQLEYAGAYNPIYIFRNEELIEVKGDRFPVGAFVGEEIRQFTNHRIQLQKNDMIYVFSDGYYDQFGGPNGKKFMIRRFKAMLTEIHKEPVDRQYDLVAKNLRNWKGNLEQVDDIVVMGVRVT from the coding sequence TTGCTGCTGGCAGCCCATTCCGTGCTGGCGCAGAAGAACTTCTCTACGCGCGATTTTGACGAATCCAACGGTCTATCAAGCAACTTCACCGAAGCCATTACGCAGGCTGCTTCCGGACATCTCATTATTGCCTCCAAGGGTGGCATCGACCGCTTTGACGGGAAGAACTTTCAGAACATACATGCCGTTGGAGACTCGGTCGGGTTGGATTACGTCACTTCCATGCATCGTTCCGAAGATGAGATCTGGTTCGGAAGATTTGACGGTACGATCGGTCGGTTCAACAACGAACTCGAAGTTTATGAGACCGGAATCACCGGGCAGATAAAGCACATTTTTAAGGATGCAAAAGATGGAATATGGGCGTTTTCGCGCTCAGGTTACGTTTTCTGGACCGATGGAGCAGACACTTGCCGATACGACATGTCGGAGCGCGACATGCTCATCAATGCGGTAATTCCTTACAAACTAAAGGAGTTCATTATTGGAAGTAATGATGGTCTTTGGCTGGTACGCTTCGAAAGCGGGAACGATTTTCAAGTTTTGCACCACATCGATGGCCTACCTGAGACCAAGATAACAGCACTCAAATACGAACCGGGCAAAGATGTGCTTTGGGTCGGTACGGAAGATGCCGGGCTTCATCGGGTTTTCTCTCCGTTTACAACGGAACAGCGGGTGGTTGAATTCAAACTGCACGATGAAGAGCATATTGATGATGTGCAGACCATCTTCACCGACCATGCAGGAAGGATATGGCTCGGCACTTTCGGAAAAGGATTGATGCGGATCGAATACTACGGAAAGGATGAAGATGATTTCATCGAAACCCGTTTTGAGGAACTGATCGATCAGGACCATCTGATCCGCGATATTTTTGAAGACAACGAGAACAACATTTGGATCGCCACTTTCGGAGGCGGCATCGTTCAGATCTACGAAAAGGTCTTCCATCAACCTTTCGATGACAATTGGCTGCGCAAACAGTCTATCACCCAATTGTTCCGTGATTCCAAAGGCAACGTTTGGTTAGGCATCGATAAAGGCATCTTCCGTACATCGGAATACGCTAAGAATGGAAACAGTTATCAGTACTTCCACGTGGGAGGCAACCAAGTTTCTGCCATTGCCGAGGACAAGTATGGCAAGATCTGGGTCGGCACCAAAAGTTCGGGCATTTACACGCTGCAAGTTGGCAGTGAGAATTTTGAAAAGGTAGCATACAATGAAGGTAATCTGGCCGATGCCATCAACAGCATCATGCCAACAGAAAATGCCATGTACATTTCTTCCAAGGCCGGATTACTGGAGTTTTCGTTCGCAGAACAGCTTCAGAAGCATTACTCGACCTTGGATGGCCTTCCACACAATAACGTGAAGTTCAGTTTCGAAGATTCGGACAATCGGCTTTGGATAGCATGCCAGGGAAACCGTGTGGCCTATCTATGGAAAAACACTATCAAATTTGTAGAGAGCGGTGACTCTCAACTCATAGTGGATGTGCAGTACATCTTGGAGGATGGGAGCAAACGTCTTTGGTTCGCTACAATGGGCAACGGAATCTCCGTATTGGACGGAAGCGTTGTCCGCAACATCAACCAGCAGAACGGCCTGCCCTCCAACTACTGCTATCAAATGGTGCTCGACAATGATGGCTACGTTTGGGTAAGCCACCAGAAATCGCTCACGCAGATATCTCCTGATCTGAAGGTAAACCGCATCATCAACCGCGAGGAGCTGGCCCCCACAGAGAACAGCATGATATCGTTCCTTTTTAAGGACAGCGAAGGAAATATCTGGATATCATCAACACACAATGTGGTGAAGTTCAACCCTGCCATCGATAAAATGATAAAGGCGGTACCACAACTTTCCATCAGCAGAATGTTCATAGATGGCGAACCTGTTGAAATGTCCAAAGGACTGCAACTGCCCTTCCGCAACAAGAAATATGAATTTGAATTTGAACTGGCTGGTATCTCCCTCAGAAATCCTGACAACATCAGGTACAAGTACCAATTGAAGGGAAGCTCTGAATCTTGGAAAGGGTATGGCTCCAATGAGAAACTCCAGTTGCCAGGGCTCGGTTACGGAAACTATACATTGAACGTCATTGCATCAAAAAATGACGGTCCTTGGACGCCCGAACCTGTCTCCTACTCGTTCAGCATCGCTCGTCCGTTCTGGCTATCGTGGATCTTCTGGGTCATCTTTGCGTTTATCATCTCCTTTGCGGTCATCATGTTCGTACGTTACAGAACCTACCGACTGATGAAGGACAAGGCCGACCTGGAAAAAGTGGTTCAGGAACGGACCATTGAAATTCAGGAGCAGAAAAGCGAGATCGAGCGCAGCCGCGATGAGATAGCCAAATACGCCAAGGACATTACAGACAGTATCAAGTATGCCAAACGTATACAGAAGGCCATTTTCCCAGCTTGGCGCGATGTGCAGGACATTCTCCCCGAATCCTTTGTTTTCTTCCAATCAAAAGACCTTGTAAGTGGCGATTTCTACTTTGCAGAGAACGTAGGTAGCAAGACCATTTTCTGCGCGGTTGACTGCACCGGCCATGGCGTACCGGGCGGTTTCATGTCCATAGTGGCAAACAACCTCTTGCAGCAGGCCATCAAACAGGTTGGTCTTACAAAACCTTCGGATATACTGGAGTATCTTAACCGAGGAGTGACACATACGCTGCATCAGACCTATGAAGAGTCTTCGGTGAAAGATGGTATGGATATTGCCCTGTGCTGCTGGGACCGAAAAACCAACCAATTGGAATACGCTGGCGCTTACAATCCTATTTACATTTTCAGAAATGAGGAGTTGATCGAGGTGAAAGGAGACCGCTTTCCTGTAGGTGCGTTCGTTGGAGAAGAGATCAGACAGTTCACCAACCACCGAATTCAACTCCAGAAGAACGATATGATCTATGTCTTCTCAGACGGGTATTACGATCAGTTCGGTGGACCGAACGGAAAGAAGTTCATGATCCGAAGATTCAAGGCCATGCTAACCGAGATCCATAAAGAGCCTGTGGACAGGCAATATGACCTGGTGGCCAAGAACCTTAGAAACTGGAAAGGAAACCTTGAACAGGTGGACGACATCGTGGTGATGGGCGTTCGGGTGACATAG
- a CDS encoding acyl-CoA carboxylase subunit beta: MDLEFNRNEDVMKQLISKMESRLEQIYLGGGQKRIDKEHAKGKMTARERVEALIDKGTETIEIGAFAGYGMYEEQGGCPGGGVVVVIGYVSGKQCMIVANDATVKAGAWFPITGKKNLRAQEIAMENRLPIIYLVDSAGVFLPMQNEIFADKEHFGRIFRNNAKMSSMGIPQISAIMGSCVAGGAYLPIMSDEALIVNKTGTIFLAGSYLVKAAIGENIDNETLGGATTHCEISGVTDYKAEDDADALKTIRSLMDKIGSYEKAGFDRKEPKAPKADPKEMLGVLPELRTKEYDTREIIKRLVDNSEFDEYKKEYGKTIITAYARIDGWAVGIVANQRKIVKSAKGEMQFGGVIYSDSADKAARFIMNCNQKKIPLLFMHDVTGFMVGSRSEHGGIIKDGAKMVNAVSNSTVPKFTVVVSNSYGAGNYAMCGKAYDPRLIVAWPTANIAVMGGAQAAKVLLQIQTSTLKAQGKELSPEDEKALLDKITQGYDEQTSPYYAASRLWVDAIINPLDTRKWISMGIEAAEHAPVEKFNPGVIQT; the protein is encoded by the coding sequence ATGGATCTGGAATTCAATAGGAACGAGGACGTGATGAAGCAGCTGATCTCTAAAATGGAGAGCAGATTGGAGCAGATCTACCTCGGTGGTGGTCAGAAACGGATTGATAAGGAGCACGCCAAAGGCAAGATGACGGCCCGCGAACGTGTGGAGGCGCTGATCGACAAGGGAACGGAAACCATCGAGATCGGGGCATTTGCCGGCTACGGTATGTATGAAGAACAGGGCGGTTGTCCTGGCGGTGGCGTGGTGGTGGTTATCGGTTACGTGAGCGGAAAGCAGTGCATGATCGTGGCCAACGATGCCACGGTGAAGGCGGGCGCTTGGTTCCCCATTACTGGTAAAAAGAACCTGCGCGCGCAGGAAATTGCCATGGAAAACCGCTTGCCTATCATCTACTTGGTAGACAGCGCGGGTGTTTTCCTGCCCATGCAGAACGAGATATTTGCTGATAAGGAGCACTTCGGGCGCATTTTCCGCAACAACGCCAAGATGAGCAGCATGGGCATTCCGCAGATATCGGCCATTATGGGCAGCTGCGTGGCTGGCGGTGCTTACCTGCCAATTATGAGCGATGAGGCGCTGATCGTGAACAAGACAGGCACCATTTTCCTTGCGGGATCGTACTTGGTGAAGGCCGCCATTGGCGAGAACATCGATAACGAAACGCTGGGCGGTGCCACCACACATTGCGAGATCTCGGGCGTTACGGATTACAAGGCCGAGGACGATGCTGATGCATTGAAGACCATCCGCAGCCTGATGGACAAGATCGGCTCGTACGAGAAAGCGGGCTTCGACCGTAAGGAACCGAAGGCCCCAAAGGCCGATCCGAAAGAAATGTTGGGTGTGCTGCCTGAGTTGCGCACCAAAGAGTACGACACACGAGAGATCATCAAACGATTGGTAGACAACTCCGAGTTTGACGAATACAAGAAGGAATACGGCAAGACTATCATCACGGCCTATGCGCGTATTGATGGATGGGCAGTGGGCATTGTGGCCAATCAGCGCAAAATTGTGAAGAGCGCCAAGGGCGAAATGCAGTTCGGAGGTGTGATCTATTCAGACAGTGCCGACAAGGCCGCACGCTTCATAATGAACTGCAACCAGAAAAAGATACCGTTGCTTTTTATGCATGATGTAACGGGATTCATGGTCGGGTCGCGCTCAGAGCATGGCGGCATTATTAAGGATGGTGCCAAGATGGTGAATGCGGTTTCGAACAGTACCGTGCCTAAGTTCACCGTGGTGGTGAGCAACAGCTACGGGGCCGGTAACTACGCCATGTGCGGAAAGGCTTATGACCCGCGCCTTATTGTGGCGTGGCCAACGGCAAACATTGCCGTAATGGGCGGTGCGCAGGCTGCAAAAGTGCTGCTACAGATACAGACCAGCACCCTGAAAGCACAAGGAAAAGAGCTTTCGCCAGAGGATGAAAAAGCGCTCTTGGACAAGATCACGCAGGGTTATGACGAGCAGACCTCACCCTACTACGCAGCTTCGCGCCTTTGGGTAGATGCCATCATCAATCCATTGGATACACGTAAGTGGATAAGCATGGGAATTGAGGCTGCCGAACATGCGCCTGTAGAGAAATTCAACCCTGGAGTGATACAAACATAG